A window of the Burkholderia sp. 9120 genome harbors these coding sequences:
- a CDS encoding fucose-binding lectin II — protein MAQQGVFNLPANIRFGVTGFANSSNVQTIQVFVDNEVRATFNGQSTDNKVIGTQVLNSGHGAVQIKVSVNGRQSDLVSVQTTLTNKLNFALVGSEDGSDGDYNDGIAVLNWPIG, from the coding sequence ATGGCTCAGCAAGGCGTATTCAACCTCCCTGCAAACATCCGTTTTGGTGTGACGGGTTTCGCTAATTCGTCCAATGTTCAAACGATCCAGGTCTTCGTTGACAACGAGGTCCGCGCTACGTTCAACGGTCAAAGCACCGACAACAAGGTCATCGGCACGCAAGTGCTCAATTCGGGCCACGGCGCCGTGCAGATCAAGGTGTCGGTCAACGGCCGGCAGTCGGACCTCGTGTCGGTTCAGACAACGCTCACGAACAAGTTGAATTTCGCGCTGGTCGGCTCGGAAGATGGTAGCGACGGCGACTACAACGACGGCATCGCCGTGCTCAACTGGCCGATCGGCTAA